A region from the Lentimonas sp. CC4 genome encodes:
- a CDS encoding succinate dehydrogenase/fumarate reductase iron-sulfur subunit, giving the protein MKLTLKVWRQKNSQSQGKFVEYQLDDVSEGSSFLEMLDILSEQQVANGEEPVAFDHDCREGICGMCSLTINGVPHGPENGTTACQLHMRHFHDGQTITIEPWRAAPFPVIKDLVTDRTAFEKIIQSGGFITARAGTAVDANASPIAKGIADYAMDAAACIGCGACVAACPNASAMLFTSAKVSHMNSLPQGKPEKDRRVLAMVSTMDGEGFGGCTNIGECEAVCPKSISLDMIAQLNRDYTAAKVKDFFYLVP; this is encoded by the coding sequence ATGAAACTTACACTTAAAGTTTGGCGTCAAAAGAACAGCCAGAGCCAAGGCAAGTTTGTTGAGTATCAACTCGACGATGTTTCGGAAGGATCTTCTTTCCTTGAAATGCTTGATATCCTCTCGGAGCAACAAGTTGCGAATGGTGAAGAGCCAGTTGCATTCGACCATGACTGCCGCGAAGGTATTTGTGGTATGTGCTCGCTGACGATTAACGGCGTCCCGCACGGTCCGGAAAATGGCACAACTGCTTGTCAGTTGCACATGCGCCACTTCCATGATGGTCAAACCATCACGATCGAGCCATGGCGTGCTGCTCCATTTCCTGTTATTAAGGACTTGGTTACAGATCGCACCGCATTCGAGAAGATCATCCAGTCTGGCGGTTTCATTACTGCCCGTGCTGGAACGGCGGTTGATGCAAATGCGAGCCCGATCGCCAAAGGCATTGCGGATTACGCGATGGACGCGGCGGCATGTATCGGTTGTGGCGCCTGTGTGGCGGCTTGCCCGAATGCATCAGCGATGTTGTTCACCTCTGCGAAGGTCTCTCACATGAATAGCCTGCCGCAAGGTAAGCCCGAGAAAGATCGTCGCGTGCTGGCTATGGTTAGCACGATGGATGGCGAAGGTTTCGGCGGTTGCACCAACATCGGTGAGTGTGAAGCGGTTTGCCCGAAGAGCATCTCTCTCGACATGATTGCACAGCTAAATCGCGACTATACTGCAGCGAAGGTGAAGGATTTCTTCTACCTCGTGCCTTAG
- a CDS encoding fumarate reductase/succinate dehydrogenase flavoprotein subunit: MNLDSNIPEGPLADKWSNHKFKMKLVNPANRRKYNVIVIGSGLAGGAAAASLAEQGYNVSCFCYQDSPRRAHSIAAQGGINAAKNYQNDGDSIRRLFYDTVKGGDYRAREANVYRLAEVSNDIIDQCVAQGVPFAREYGGMLANRSFGGAQVSRTFYARGQTGQQLLLGAYAALSKQIGLGKVKMYNRHEMLDVVKVEGHAKGVIVRNMVTGEVSRHAADAVVMATGGYGNVFFLSTNAQGCNVTAAYRAHKRGAGFANPCYTQIHPTCIPVHGEQQSKLTLMSESLRNDGRVWAPKSKETAKKIREGKLDPNSVPDEERDYYLERKYPSFGNLAPRDISSRAAKEACDDGRGIASSGLGVYLDFRDAIKRDGQPAIAERYGNLFDMYSCITGADPYKTPMMIFPAVHYTMGGLWVDYNLESSIPGLFVGGEANFSDHGANRLGASALMQGLADGYFVLPYTVGNYLAEQGIAVAGNVTAEHPEFAKVEADVKGRIDQLLSINGTESPRSFHKRLGQIMWDKCGMARDKAGLTSAIKEIQELRKEFWANVRVVGDANSLNPELERAGRVADFMEFGELMCRDALMREESCGGHFRSEHQTDEGEALRDDDKFTFVGVWEYKGDDVDPTLHKEDLVYEEVKLATRSYK; encoded by the coding sequence ATGAATCTTGATTCAAACATTCCTGAAGGGCCGCTTGCTGACAAGTGGTCGAACCATAAGTTTAAGATGAAGCTGGTGAATCCAGCCAATCGTCGTAAATATAACGTGATCGTGATCGGTTCTGGTCTTGCTGGTGGTGCTGCCGCGGCAAGTCTCGCTGAGCAAGGCTACAATGTCTCGTGCTTCTGCTACCAAGACAGCCCACGTCGTGCGCACAGTATCGCCGCTCAAGGTGGTATTAATGCCGCTAAGAATTATCAGAATGACGGTGATAGTATTCGCCGCTTGTTCTACGACACTGTTAAAGGTGGCGATTATCGTGCTCGTGAAGCCAATGTGTATCGCCTCGCTGAAGTCAGTAACGACATCATCGACCAATGTGTCGCTCAAGGTGTGCCATTCGCTCGTGAATACGGCGGCATGCTCGCGAATCGTTCATTCGGTGGCGCGCAGGTGTCTCGCACATTCTACGCTCGCGGCCAAACTGGACAGCAGCTTCTCCTCGGTGCATATGCCGCGTTGAGTAAGCAAATCGGTCTCGGTAAGGTGAAAATGTATAACCGCCACGAGATGCTCGATGTGGTGAAGGTTGAAGGCCACGCCAAGGGTGTGATCGTTCGTAACATGGTGACTGGCGAGGTTTCTCGTCACGCTGCAGATGCGGTTGTCATGGCGACTGGTGGTTATGGTAACGTGTTCTTCCTTTCGACTAATGCGCAGGGTTGTAATGTGACCGCAGCCTATCGCGCTCACAAGCGCGGTGCTGGTTTCGCGAATCCTTGCTACACTCAGATTCACCCAACTTGTATTCCAGTTCACGGTGAGCAGCAGTCCAAGTTGACGCTGATGTCTGAGTCGCTTCGTAATGATGGTCGTGTTTGGGCTCCGAAGTCTAAAGAGACTGCGAAGAAGATCCGTGAAGGTAAGCTCGATCCAAATTCAGTGCCTGATGAAGAGCGCGATTATTACTTGGAGCGTAAGTATCCGAGCTTTGGTAACTTGGCTCCACGCGATATTTCCTCTCGTGCAGCGAAGGAAGCCTGTGACGATGGTCGCGGTATCGCTTCCTCTGGTCTCGGTGTGTATCTCGACTTCCGTGACGCGATCAAGCGCGATGGCCAGCCTGCAATCGCTGAGCGTTATGGTAATCTCTTTGACATGTATAGCTGCATCACAGGTGCAGATCCATACAAGACGCCGATGATGATTTTCCCTGCGGTCCACTACACAATGGGTGGTCTTTGGGTGGATTATAATTTGGAAAGCTCGATCCCTGGCTTATTTGTCGGTGGTGAAGCGAATTTCTCGGACCACGGCGCGAATCGCCTCGGTGCTTCTGCGCTGATGCAAGGTTTGGCTGATGGTTACTTCGTTCTGCCTTACACCGTTGGTAACTATCTTGCTGAGCAAGGTATTGCCGTCGCAGGTAATGTGACTGCAGAACATCCTGAATTTGCCAAGGTTGAAGCCGATGTTAAAGGGCGCATTGATCAGCTATTGTCTATCAATGGCACTGAGTCTCCACGCTCCTTCCATAAGCGCCTTGGCCAAATTATGTGGGATAAGTGTGGTATGGCACGTGATAAGGCAGGCCTAACTTCTGCGATTAAGGAAATTCAAGAGCTACGTAAGGAGTTCTGGGCCAATGTTCGCGTCGTCGGTGATGCGAACTCGCTCAATCCTGAGTTAGAGCGTGCGGGTCGTGTCGCTGACTTTATGGAATTCGGCGAACTTATGTGTCGTGATGCGCTGATGCGTGAAGAGTCCTGTGGTGGTCACTTCCGTTCTGAGCACCAAACGGATGAAGGTGAAGCACTGCGTGATGACGACAAGTTCACTTTCGTCGGCGTATGGGAGTATAAGGGCGACGATGTCGATCCGACTCTACATAAAGAAGATCTCGTCTATGAGGAGGTCAAACTCGCAACCCGTAGCTACAAGTAA
- a CDS encoding succinate dehydrogenase cytochrome b subunit codes for MCSLCSFLKSTIGRKILMALTGLALVLFILGHVLGNLQIYLGAHYINEYAYHLHSLPAVVMWGVRLSLLGIIGVHIWAAVSLTLDNRRARPQGYEAKANVQKSFASGAMRWSGVVLGLFIIFHIFHFTVRNVPGSEYEEQIADVALVKHGHEVYNGAEKVMVFNVNDMMVAGFQVWWVSAFYIVAMALLSIHLSHGVSSMFQSMGLRNQLWRKRLDRIAVAYAVVVFLGFASIPAGVLAGALTQSNPEGNAAKVSAETVTVDVVEVIIQK; via the coding sequence ATGTGCTCACTGTGTAGCTTTCTAAAATCGACCATCGGTCGAAAAATCCTAATGGCCTTAACAGGGCTTGCTCTTGTTTTGTTTATTCTCGGTCACGTGCTCGGGAATTTGCAGATTTATCTCGGGGCTCATTATATTAATGAGTATGCATATCACCTGCATTCACTGCCAGCGGTCGTGATGTGGGGGGTGCGTCTCTCACTCCTTGGGATCATCGGAGTGCATATTTGGGCAGCAGTCTCGTTGACTCTGGATAATCGCAGAGCGCGTCCGCAAGGCTACGAAGCGAAAGCGAATGTGCAGAAGAGCTTTGCTTCCGGCGCGATGCGCTGGAGCGGTGTGGTTCTTGGCCTGTTCATTATCTTTCACATCTTTCACTTCACCGTGCGCAACGTGCCGGGCAGTGAGTATGAAGAGCAGATTGCCGATGTGGCACTCGTGAAGCATGGTCATGAGGTCTATAATGGCGCCGAGAAGGTCATGGTCTTCAATGTGAACGACATGATGGTCGCAGGCTTTCAGGTCTGGTGGGTGTCTGCTTTCTATATCGTAGCGATGGCATTGCTTAGCATTCACCTCTCACACGGTGTTAGCAGCATGTTCCAGTCTATGGGGTTGCGTAATCAACTATGGCGCAAGCGGTTGGATCGTATTGCTGTGGCATATGCGGTCGTGGTATTTCTAGGCTTTGCATCGATTCCAGCGGGAGTGTTAGCTGGTGCGTTGACTCAGTCAAATCCGGAAGGCAACGCTGCGAAGGTCTCTGCTGAGACGGTGACAGTGGATGTCGTTGAGGTAATCATTCAAAAATAG
- a CDS encoding CTP synthase, with the protein MKYIFVTGGVVSSLGKGLTAGALGALLEQRGLKVRIQKFDPYLNVDPGTMSPFQHGEVYVLDDGAETDLDLGHYERFTSGKLGKLNNLTSGQVYERVIKKERRGDYLGATVQVIPHVTNEIKQRIYDGGAEDVDVLITELGGTIGDIEGLPFLEAMRQFALEVGRQDVLFLHCTLLPYLKAAGELKTKPSQQSVAKLREIGIQCDILVCRTEEPMTSEMRQKLSLFCNVPVKAVIEERDVETSIYELPLALKAENVDDLVIDHLQLDAPDCDMKVWHDVVRRLKAPSHKVEIGVVGKYIELQDAYKSVYESIIHAGIANDASVRIVRLDAEEIEKDPKRYLGNLDGILIPGGFGDRGTEGKIAAAQFARENNIPYFGLCLGMQIAVIEYARNVAGLENANSSEFNPETPHPVITIMEDQKDLTTKGGNMRLGACPCKLSKDSFSFDAYGTELIDERHRHRFEFNNDYRKQLEDAGLRVAGVNPERDLVEIVEIAEHPWYVGVQFHPEFKSKPNAAHPLFANFIAATLKYKK; encoded by the coding sequence ATGAAATACATTTTTGTCACCGGTGGTGTGGTATCCTCGCTCGGCAAAGGGCTCACCGCAGGCGCTCTTGGCGCCCTCCTCGAACAACGCGGCCTCAAAGTGCGCATCCAGAAGTTCGACCCTTATTTAAACGTCGACCCAGGCACAATGAGCCCCTTCCAGCATGGCGAAGTGTATGTGCTCGACGACGGAGCCGAAACAGATCTCGACCTTGGCCACTACGAGCGCTTCACATCCGGCAAGCTCGGCAAGCTCAACAATCTGACTTCCGGCCAAGTCTACGAACGCGTCATTAAGAAGGAACGCCGCGGCGACTACCTCGGCGCGACTGTTCAGGTGATCCCACACGTCACCAATGAAATTAAGCAGCGCATCTACGACGGTGGAGCCGAAGACGTCGACGTGCTCATCACCGAACTCGGTGGCACGATCGGCGACATCGAAGGCCTCCCCTTCCTCGAAGCCATGCGTCAATTCGCGCTCGAAGTCGGCCGCCAAGACGTGCTCTTCCTACACTGCACGCTGCTTCCTTATCTAAAGGCAGCAGGCGAGCTCAAGACCAAGCCCAGCCAACAAAGCGTCGCGAAACTCCGCGAAATCGGCATCCAGTGCGACATCCTCGTCTGCCGCACCGAAGAGCCAATGACCAGTGAGATGCGCCAGAAGCTCTCCCTATTCTGTAATGTGCCGGTCAAAGCAGTCATCGAAGAGCGCGACGTCGAAACATCGATCTATGAGCTACCACTCGCACTCAAAGCCGAGAATGTTGACGACCTCGTCATTGATCACCTCCAACTCGATGCGCCCGACTGCGACATGAAAGTGTGGCACGACGTGGTGCGCCGCCTCAAGGCTCCTAGCCACAAGGTCGAAATCGGCGTGGTCGGTAAATACATCGAACTGCAGGACGCTTACAAATCCGTTTACGAATCCATCATCCACGCAGGCATCGCAAATGACGCCTCTGTGCGTATCGTCCGCCTAGATGCAGAGGAAATCGAAAAAGATCCAAAGCGTTACCTCGGCAACCTCGATGGCATCCTCATTCCCGGCGGCTTCGGCGACCGTGGCACTGAAGGTAAAATCGCAGCCGCACAATTTGCTCGCGAAAATAACATCCCTTACTTTGGCCTCTGCCTGGGCATGCAAATCGCGGTTATCGAATATGCGCGCAACGTCGCAGGCCTTGAAAACGCAAACAGCAGTGAGTTCAACCCTGAGACACCACATCCGGTCATCACGATCATGGAAGATCAAAAAGACCTGACCACCAAAGGCGGTAACATGCGCTTGGGCGCTTGCCCTTGTAAACTTTCGAAAGACAGCTTCAGTTTCGACGCCTATGGCACCGAATTGATCGACGAACGCCACCGTCACCGCTTCGAGTTCAATAACGACTACCGCAAGCAACTCGAAGACGCAGGCCTACGCGTGGCTGGGGTGAACCCCGAGCGCGACCTCGTCGAGATCGTCGAGATCGCGGAGCATCCTTGGTATGTTGGCGTGCAATTCCACCCGGAATTCAAGTCGAAGCCAAACGCAGCACACCCGCTCTTTGCCAACTTCATCGCCGCCACACTGAAATATAAGAAGTAG
- a CDS encoding DUF5069 domain-containing protein → MEHHNYSTRLKAIWDIAIAQYQSGNRKPNTFFDAATLAELASIGLNPMDVYDPVEDHLDGAEIDFTTFLLVSDARRDYFLNSQKGIPSDKVMDRDALPARDSEARGIVWLPRIMPKALAKLRGELPPETMYGCGGDRAFFKPNNIHPAEFLRAVWAYEDEPEKLFDWVEARRAATKSETAS, encoded by the coding sequence ATGGAACATCACAACTACTCCACACGCCTCAAAGCAATTTGGGATATTGCAATCGCCCAGTATCAGAGCGGCAACCGCAAGCCAAACACCTTCTTTGACGCTGCAACACTCGCAGAGTTAGCATCCATTGGCCTCAACCCAATGGACGTCTACGACCCCGTCGAAGACCATCTCGACGGCGCAGAAATAGACTTCACTACCTTCCTTCTGGTTTCCGACGCGCGACGCGACTACTTCCTAAACAGTCAAAAAGGCATTCCATCTGACAAAGTGATGGATCGCGACGCTCTGCCAGCCAGAGACAGCGAAGCCCGTGGCATCGTGTGGTTACCACGTATTATGCCCAAGGCACTGGCAAAACTACGCGGCGAGCTCCCACCAGAGACCATGTATGGCTGCGGCGGCGACCGAGCCTTTTTCAAGCCAAACAACATCCATCCAGCCGAATTCCTAAGAGCCGTCTGGGCCTACGAAGACGAGCCTGAAAAACTCTTCGACTGGGTCGAAGCACGCCGCGCAGCAACAAAGTCCGAAACTGCGTCTTGA
- a CDS encoding indole-3-glycerol phosphate synthase TrpC, with product MDKLAEIMAAKRHALRNQIRPVRDSELSRLADMQRQGGSFLKALARNDRLSVIAEIKRKSPSAGEIVEASLDAVDQARKYINADADCLSILTDTDYFGGSLQDLWDVVEFLEQHERRTPCLRKDFMVHPVQVVEAAEGGARCILIIVRALADDEIKALRDAAGLAGLDALYEIHEERELEKALKFDPKIVGVNNRDLKRFKTDLAVSELLIPQIPDDIIKVSESGIFDIEDAERASACGADAILVGEALMRSEDTEELMEAFHNA from the coding sequence ATGGATAAATTAGCCGAAATCATGGCCGCCAAGCGGCACGCCCTGCGCAACCAGATTCGCCCCGTGCGCGATTCCGAACTCTCGCGCCTCGCGGACATGCAGCGTCAAGGCGGCAGCTTCCTCAAAGCCCTCGCCCGCAACGATCGCCTCTCAGTGATCGCCGAGATCAAGCGCAAGTCCCCGTCCGCTGGCGAAATCGTCGAAGCCAGCCTCGATGCCGTTGATCAAGCACGTAAATATATCAACGCCGACGCAGACTGCCTCTCCATCCTCACCGACACCGATTACTTTGGTGGCAGCCTCCAAGACCTTTGGGACGTCGTCGAATTCCTCGAACAGCATGAACGTAGAACACCGTGCCTACGTAAAGACTTCATGGTGCACCCTGTGCAAGTCGTTGAAGCAGCCGAAGGTGGCGCACGCTGCATCTTGATCATCGTTCGCGCCTTGGCAGACGACGAGATCAAAGCCCTACGCGACGCAGCGGGCCTTGCCGGCCTCGACGCGCTCTACGAGATTCACGAAGAACGCGAGCTGGAAAAAGCCCTCAAATTCGACCCGAAAATTGTCGGAGTGAATAACCGCGACCTCAAGCGCTTCAAGACCGACCTAGCGGTATCCGAACTACTGATACCGCAAATCCCGGACGACATTATCAAAGTCAGCGAAAGCGGGATCTTCGACATCGAAGACGCCGAACGGGCCAGCGCCTGCGGCGCCGATGCCATTCTCGTCGGCGAAGCACTCATGCGCTCCGAAGACACCGAAGAACTGATGGAAGCCTTCCATAACGCATAG
- the rsmA gene encoding 16S rRNA (adenine(1518)-N(6)/adenine(1519)-N(6))-dimethyltransferase RsmA produces MPLSPTATRELLNQLEHFPNKKLGQNFLVDGNIVRKSIEMADIDESSHVVEVGPGLGTLTRAILSSGATVWAVERDSTLAEHIRTNVLPEQPNLHLIEGDCLDYPRAELPIEQAEAGFKIVANLPYAVSTPWMEAIISGPLPQRMVLMLQKEAADRYVASHGSKAFGAISIFLQSVYTAHSKHLVSAQCFHPAPKVDSALLRLDLREDAVHFSAPARECIRRIFTQRRKQLGALCRRDPQPEAAQWFDSIVAAGVKPTVRPEELPIEHWQKLARLLP; encoded by the coding sequence GTGCCACTAAGCCCCACAGCCACCCGCGAGCTCCTCAATCAACTGGAGCACTTCCCTAACAAAAAGCTGGGACAGAACTTCCTCGTGGACGGCAACATTGTGCGCAAGTCCATCGAAATGGCTGATATCGACGAGAGCAGCCACGTCGTCGAAGTCGGTCCAGGGCTCGGCACGCTGACACGTGCGATTCTAAGCAGCGGCGCCACCGTTTGGGCAGTCGAGCGCGACAGCACACTGGCCGAACACATCCGCACCAATGTGCTACCCGAGCAGCCGAACTTACATCTGATCGAAGGCGACTGCCTCGACTACCCACGCGCAGAGCTTCCAATCGAACAAGCCGAAGCAGGCTTTAAGATCGTCGCCAACCTCCCCTACGCCGTCTCCACACCATGGATGGAGGCCATTATCTCCGGGCCACTGCCACAACGCATGGTGCTCATGCTGCAGAAAGAAGCCGCGGATCGCTACGTCGCCAGCCACGGCAGCAAAGCATTTGGAGCGATCTCTATTTTCCTGCAATCGGTCTATACCGCACACAGCAAGCATCTCGTCTCAGCGCAATGCTTCCATCCTGCTCCAAAAGTCGACTCAGCACTTCTACGGCTCGACCTGCGCGAAGACGCCGTGCACTTCTCCGCCCCTGCGCGTGAGTGCATTCGCCGCATTTTCACCCAACGCCGCAAACAACTCGGCGCCCTCTGCCGACGCGACCCACAACCCGAAGCAGCACAGTGGTTTGATTCCATCGTCGCAGCCGGCGTCAAACCGACAGTGCGCCCCGAAGAGCTACCAATCGAGCACTGGCAAAAACTAGCCAGATTACTTCCCTAA
- a CDS encoding dicarboxylate/amino acid:cation symporter, whose translation MNPIRWKLHWQILLSLILAGLFGALILPHSGEGFSVGALTFSQFIGKLFMNALKMVIVPLIVASIISGIMHLGAEKGVGRMGFKTFLYYTCSGAAAVIVGVIVVNLIQPGNVDAETATAMLGTGAETSINQGLMAKVEGRSSSDMFDIFLRMFPSNIVDAASNNGQLLGVITFSILFGAFIGKLPKEQRETQLKFWESTQEVMLKLTDFIIRFAPIGVFGLVVPVIFETNLGDLFGTLAWFFVTVLLALAIHFAINLALVLKFIGKINPITHYKEMIPVLLTAFSTASSSATLPLTIETVEERAGVSKKTCSFTLPLGATVNMDGTALYECVVVLFIAQLYASTGQVALGLGDQLLVVFLALTTSIGVAGIPAASLVAIAVILPAVGLPVEAIGVVWLTDRILDMCRTSVNVFSDTVGAVAIARSEGESPYEGNTES comes from the coding sequence ATGAACCCCATTCGCTGGAAACTGCACTGGCAGATATTACTCTCACTGATATTAGCAGGGCTCTTCGGTGCACTCATCCTGCCTCATTCGGGCGAAGGCTTCAGCGTCGGGGCTCTCACCTTCAGCCAATTCATAGGCAAGCTCTTCATGAACGCGCTTAAAATGGTGATCGTTCCGCTGATAGTGGCTTCGATCATCAGTGGCATCATGCACCTCGGAGCCGAGAAAGGTGTCGGCCGAATGGGCTTCAAAACGTTTCTCTACTATACCTGCAGCGGAGCCGCCGCCGTGATTGTCGGAGTGATCGTAGTCAATCTGATCCAACCCGGCAACGTCGATGCAGAAACAGCCACCGCGATGCTTGGCACTGGAGCAGAGACATCCATCAACCAAGGCCTCATGGCAAAAGTGGAAGGCCGCAGCTCCAGCGACATGTTCGACATCTTCCTACGCATGTTTCCGTCCAACATCGTCGATGCAGCCAGCAACAATGGACAACTCCTCGGCGTCATCACCTTTTCCATACTCTTCGGTGCCTTCATCGGCAAGCTGCCGAAGGAGCAACGCGAGACACAGCTAAAGTTTTGGGAAAGCACTCAGGAAGTGATGCTAAAGTTAACCGACTTCATCATCCGCTTCGCACCGATCGGCGTGTTTGGCCTCGTGGTGCCAGTCATTTTTGAAACCAACCTCGGTGACCTTTTCGGCACACTCGCATGGTTTTTCGTTACCGTCCTACTGGCCCTCGCGATCCACTTCGCGATCAACCTCGCGCTCGTGCTCAAGTTCATCGGCAAGATCAACCCCATCACTCACTATAAGGAGATGATTCCTGTGCTGCTCACCGCATTTTCCACGGCCAGCTCATCTGCGACCTTACCACTAACGATCGAGACAGTCGAAGAACGTGCGGGTGTTTCTAAAAAGACCTGCTCCTTCACGCTACCACTCGGTGCGACTGTCAATATGGATGGCACCGCCCTCTACGAATGCGTCGTCGTGCTCTTCATCGCACAGCTTTACGCATCAACCGGGCAAGTCGCGCTCGGACTCGGCGATCAGCTACTCGTCGTCTTCCTAGCCCTCACCACCAGTATCGGCGTCGCCGGCATCCCCGCCGCCAGCCTCGTCGCCATCGCCGTCATCCTTCCGGCAGTCGGCCTCCCGGTCGAAGCCATCGGCGTGGTATGGCTCACCGACCGCATTCTCGACATGTGCCGCACCTCGGTGAATGTGTTTAGCGACACAGTCGGCGCCGTCGCTATCGCCCGCAGCGAAGGTGAAAGCCCGTATGAGGGAAATACTGAAAGCTGA
- a CDS encoding RidA family protein, which produces MTTDQRLAELGIELPIAPAPAGNYVACMQVGNLLYISGAICLVNGQMTHTGKIGETRDIAYGQAAARVCALNLLAVAKGHLGDLDKVSRVVQLNGFVNGVPSFADSPAVINGASDTMVEILGDRGRHTRAAVAVTGLPLDTTVEIQAIFEVA; this is translated from the coding sequence ATGACTACTGACCAACGCCTCGCCGAACTCGGCATCGAACTACCGATCGCACCTGCACCAGCGGGCAACTACGTCGCCTGCATGCAAGTCGGTAACCTCCTCTACATTTCTGGCGCAATCTGCCTCGTCAACGGACAGATGACACACACTGGCAAGATCGGAGAGACCCGCGACATCGCTTACGGCCAAGCCGCCGCACGCGTCTGTGCACTCAATCTGTTGGCAGTCGCCAAAGGGCACCTCGGCGACCTAGATAAGGTCTCCCGCGTCGTGCAACTCAACGGCTTCGTCAACGGCGTGCCAAGTTTCGCCGACAGTCCAGCCGTGATCAACGGTGCATCCGACACTATGGTCGAAATCCTCGGCGACCGCGGCCGCCACACACGTGCAGCCGTCGCAGTGACTGGCCTGCCACTCGACACGACCGTCGAGATTCAAGCGATCTTCGAAGTGGCATAA
- a CDS encoding rhomboid family intramembrane serine protease codes for MLNCPRCQSKMARATNSFGQFWHCQACDGSVVTMSLLRKFVPREALNSVWQRARRGDVPLKQSCPSCSNRMKEVAVETKAGRHCEVDVCTHCQSVWLDGGEWHDLANLKVRAHAPSADLRAAVRERVEQKRRVRNAPSPLEEHSRSELKEECVSSPVLPQSKPSRALREFAPRSQPVRRNVSAVKNRESKARPVESHRRSPNAGAEVTRRRGRQPHQHVYAESEPSRAWGQGPTEFWHWIPALFGMPVEDAQPAGHHKNHERPLLTWTLASGIFLVSALAMLDLEPLIQAYGLIPAEFGRLGGLTWLTSFFLHVGPLHLLGNLYFLVVFGDNVEKCFGGLELFLLIVVATLFGDFVHILFDPSSTIPCVGASGGISGVIAFYALRFPKTQLSMMFWFIKPFWFRMSAIWLFFLWVLMQVVISGQQIAGLSSISGGAHLGGAFVGFVAWLLWRLGGGERDCREAAYHNSL; via the coding sequence ATGCTTAATTGTCCCAGATGTCAGTCTAAGATGGCGCGTGCGACCAATTCCTTTGGTCAGTTTTGGCACTGCCAGGCTTGCGATGGGAGTGTGGTGACGATGTCGCTGCTGCGTAAATTTGTGCCGCGTGAGGCGTTGAACTCTGTGTGGCAGCGAGCGCGTCGCGGGGACGTGCCGTTGAAGCAGTCCTGCCCAAGTTGTTCAAATCGTATGAAAGAAGTGGCTGTTGAGACTAAGGCGGGGCGGCATTGTGAGGTAGATGTGTGCACGCATTGTCAGTCGGTCTGGCTGGATGGTGGAGAGTGGCATGATCTAGCAAATCTGAAAGTGCGCGCGCACGCACCGAGTGCTGATCTGCGCGCAGCGGTGCGCGAGCGGGTTGAGCAGAAACGGCGCGTTCGAAATGCGCCTTCTCCATTGGAGGAGCATTCGCGGTCTGAGCTGAAAGAAGAGTGCGTCTCGTCGCCTGTGCTGCCGCAGTCTAAACCGAGCCGTGCGCTTCGGGAGTTTGCGCCTCGGTCGCAGCCGGTGCGTCGCAATGTATCGGCCGTGAAGAATCGCGAATCAAAGGCACGTCCTGTGGAGTCGCATCGACGCTCGCCAAATGCTGGCGCTGAGGTCACGCGGCGTCGCGGTAGGCAGCCCCATCAGCATGTGTATGCGGAGTCAGAGCCTTCGCGCGCTTGGGGACAGGGGCCGACTGAGTTTTGGCATTGGATACCAGCGCTATTTGGTATGCCTGTTGAGGATGCTCAACCTGCGGGGCATCATAAGAATCACGAGCGACCTTTACTCACCTGGACGCTGGCGAGCGGTATTTTTCTAGTGAGTGCGCTGGCGATGCTTGATTTAGAGCCTCTCATTCAGGCGTATGGCTTGATTCCTGCGGAGTTCGGGCGTCTTGGTGGGCTGACGTGGTTGACTTCATTTTTCTTACATGTTGGGCCGCTTCATTTGCTCGGAAATCTTTATTTTCTGGTGGTCTTTGGTGATAATGTGGAGAAATGCTTTGGCGGTTTGGAGCTCTTTCTATTGATTGTGGTCGCCACGCTGTTTGGGGATTTCGTGCATATTTTATTCGACCCGAGTTCGACGATTCCTTGTGTGGGGGCGAGTGGTGGGATCTCTGGTGTGATTGCCTTTTATGCGTTGCGCTTTCCTAAGACGCAGTTGTCGATGATGTTTTGGTTCATCAAGCCCTTTTGGTTTCGTATGAGCGCGATTTGGCTATTTTTCCTTTGGGTGCTCATGCAGGTTGTCATCTCTGGTCAGCAGATTGCGGGGCTCAGCAGTATCTCTGGCGGGGCGCACCTCGGGGGCGCATTCGTTGGCTTCGTTGCTTGGCTACTTTGGCGTCTCGGCGGGGGCGAGCGCGATTGCCGTGAAGCTGCCTATCACAATTCTCTTTAG